Proteins found in one Vallitalea guaymasensis genomic segment:
- a CDS encoding sugar ABC transporter ATP-binding protein, which produces MNQDIKLRVSNIEKSFPGVKALDKINFTVKKGTVHVICGENGAGKSTLMKVINGIYKPDSGQVLIDEKAVDIKNPIQARSLGISMIFQELNYIPEMTIEESLFVGNWPKDKLGKVDWGEIRKRTIDLLRKENLSYSPQTRLKDLTVSDVQMLEILKAISYNSDIIIMDEPTSAITQKEVEVLFSKINELRDRGACIIYISHKMDEIFRIADEITVFRDGAVVDSRSKDDYDMETVIAQMVGRKLTNDYPKEKIVLGENVLEVKNLTSTRNFSDISFNVREGEIVGFAGLMGAGRSEVMRALFGLDSYESGEILIKNKKVDIKSVKNSIDKKMVMLSEDRRRFGIIPVRSVKENTSLASLKKFINKGRLHKKVENKTVQEYCKNMNVKTPTYETTIESLSGGNQQKVVLAKWMVTDPDILILDEPTRGIDVGAKYEIYKLMTKLAQEKKALIMVSSELPELIGMCDRIYVMAKGEITGELTREQFTQENIMKLATKTK; this is translated from the coding sequence AAATGGTGCTGGTAAATCAACTCTTATGAAAGTCATAAATGGAATTTATAAACCAGATTCGGGACAAGTATTGATTGATGAAAAAGCTGTTGATATAAAGAATCCAATTCAAGCTAGAAGTCTTGGTATATCCATGATATTTCAAGAACTGAATTATATACCTGAAATGACAATAGAAGAAAGCTTATTTGTTGGTAATTGGCCTAAGGATAAATTAGGAAAGGTTGACTGGGGTGAAATAAGAAAAAGAACTATTGATTTATTGAGAAAAGAGAATCTTTCTTACTCTCCTCAAACAAGATTAAAAGACCTGACAGTATCAGATGTTCAGATGTTAGAGATACTAAAAGCTATTTCCTATAATTCAGATATCATTATCATGGACGAACCGACTTCCGCAATAACACAAAAAGAAGTTGAAGTATTGTTCAGCAAGATAAATGAATTAAGAGATCGTGGCGCTTGTATAATATATATTTCTCACAAGATGGATGAAATATTTAGAATAGCAGATGAAATAACAGTATTCAGAGATGGAGCAGTAGTAGATTCAAGATCAAAAGATGATTATGATATGGAAACGGTAATAGCTCAGATGGTTGGTAGAAAGTTAACCAATGACTATCCAAAAGAAAAAATAGTATTAGGAGAAAATGTCCTTGAGGTTAAGAATTTGACTTCTACTAGAAACTTTAGTGATATAAGCTTTAATGTACGTGAAGGAGAAATTGTAGGTTTTGCAGGACTTATGGGTGCCGGCAGGTCAGAAGTCATGAGAGCACTTTTTGGTTTGGATAGCTATGAATCAGGTGAAATTCTCATAAAAAACAAAAAAGTAGATATTAAAAGTGTTAAAAACAGTATTGACAAAAAAATGGTTATGCTGTCTGAGGATAGAAGAAGATTCGGTATTATACCCGTTAGAAGTGTGAAAGAAAATACTTCTCTTGCAAGTCTTAAGAAATTCATCAACAAAGGTAGATTACATAAGAAGGTAGAGAATAAAACTGTGCAAGAATATTGTAAAAACATGAATGTTAAAACTCCTACTTATGAAACGACTATAGAATCATTGAGCGGTGGTAATCAACAAAAAGTTGTATTGGCTAAATGGATGGTAACAGATCCAGATATCCTAATTTTAGATGAACCAACCAGAGGAATTGATGTTGGTGCAAAATATGAAATCTATAAATTAATGACAAAATTGGCACAAGAGAAAAAGGCTCTAATAATGGTTTCGTCAGAGCTTCCTGAACTCATTGGTATGTGTGACAGAATCTATGTCATGGCAAAAGGAGAGATAACTGGAGAGCTAACTAGAGAACAGTTCACCCAAGAAAACATAATGAAGTTAGCTACAAAAACCAAATAG
- a CDS encoding sugar ABC transporter substrate-binding protein translates to MKKILVVTLILTMVTLMFAGCQSSDKETKTGDNTGVSNEKTNDEEKPFRVAYIARAQADSFAAWLANAVMEEADKYDNIKVDVFDGQASDDTENSLIENAITNKYDAVIIQPNNGEAQRPYAEKAVKAGIITITTNARIDGIEGASSVDADPYLQAAVNAQAAIDQIPENANVVVLKGPPGNFHADKRYESWQKEFFEKRPDVKVVGEEIANWNKDEAMNYMETWVQANDKIDAIIAMNDNMAAGAIEVIKDNPKYKDILAYGVDGTAEAALLIKDGLMTSTCLQSAYDLAESLLDTANKLLTGEEKQIDIDIDCPLINSENVDDTIEMHKKAGAL, encoded by the coding sequence ATGAAAAAGATTTTGGTAGTCACTTTAATTTTGACAATGGTTACTTTAATGTTTGCAGGTTGCCAGTCTTCTGACAAAGAAACAAAAACAGGGGACAATACTGGGGTGTCAAATGAAAAAACAAATGATGAAGAAAAGCCTTTTAGAGTTGCATACATAGCAAGAGCTCAAGCGGATTCTTTTGCCGCATGGCTTGCAAATGCAGTTATGGAAGAAGCTGATAAATATGACAATATCAAAGTGGATGTATTTGATGGACAAGCTTCTGATGATACTGAAAACTCATTGATTGAAAATGCTATAACCAATAAGTATGATGCAGTTATCATTCAGCCAAACAATGGTGAAGCTCAAAGACCTTACGCTGAAAAAGCTGTAAAAGCAGGTATTATAACAATTACTACCAATGCACGTATTGATGGAATTGAAGGGGCATCCTCAGTAGATGCTGACCCATACTTACAAGCGGCAGTAAATGCACAAGCTGCAATAGATCAAATTCCAGAAAACGCTAATGTAGTAGTATTAAAAGGACCTCCAGGAAACTTCCATGCAGATAAGAGATATGAAAGCTGGCAGAAAGAGTTTTTTGAAAAACGTCCAGATGTAAAAGTAGTTGGTGAAGAAATAGCTAACTGGAATAAAGATGAAGCTATGAATTATATGGAAACTTGGGTTCAAGCTAATGACAAGATTGACGCAATAATCGCAATGAATGATAACATGGCTGCTGGAGCAATAGAAGTAATAAAAGATAATCCAAAATACAAAGACATCTTAGCATATGGTGTTGATGGAACTGCTGAAGCAGCATTATTAATAAAAGATGGACTTATGACTTCAACATGTCTTCAAAGTGCTTATGATTTAGCAGAATCTCTACTTGATACTGCAAATAAATTATTGACTGGTGAAGAAAAACAAATTGATATTGATATCGATTGTCCATTAATCAATAGTGAAAATGTTGATGATACAATCGAAATGCACAAAAAAGCAGGAGCATTATAA
- a CDS encoding ABC transporter permease, translating into MKTNNTWSSIKSKYSIFLVLIVLFIICCIANKNFATIDNLTNISRQISVATILGFGQTILIISGMLDLSSASVLALAGVFSVSAYTSTGSLLIAFIVAIVAGVFCNMINGVMITKFKAPPFIATLAMMTMARGAALLYTNGQNIYQIGDYVKFGQGSIMGIPTPLIFLVIILILTWYLLNHTVFGRSTYAIGGNEEAANASGINVNKIKMKAFIINGIFVGIAGVLFMSRVNGGMPNGAVGYEFKALTAAVIGGTSFTGGIGTATGTLAGAFIVGFLDNIMVLTGVNSYLQQIVRGAIIALAVIYDIWAKTKRTKSKLGSIEEKK; encoded by the coding sequence ATGAAAACAAATAACACATGGTCATCTATTAAAAGCAAGTACAGTATATTTTTAGTACTCATAGTTCTATTCATAATATGCTGTATAGCAAATAAGAATTTTGCAACGATAGATAACCTGACTAATATATCAAGACAAATTTCCGTTGCAACCATATTAGGTTTTGGACAAACCATATTGATCATATCTGGTATGTTGGATTTATCATCCGCTTCGGTACTTGCTCTAGCTGGAGTATTTTCAGTTTCAGCTTATACATCAACAGGAAGTTTATTGATAGCTTTCATAGTTGCTATAGTAGCAGGAGTTTTTTGTAACATGATTAACGGAGTAATGATTACCAAGTTCAAAGCACCACCTTTTATCGCAACTCTTGCAATGATGACAATGGCTCGTGGTGCAGCGCTTCTATATACTAACGGGCAAAACATATATCAAATAGGAGATTATGTGAAATTTGGTCAAGGTTCAATTATGGGAATACCTACACCACTGATCTTCTTGGTAATTATTCTGATACTTACTTGGTATCTGTTGAACCATACAGTGTTTGGACGTTCTACCTATGCAATTGGTGGTAATGAAGAAGCTGCTAATGCTTCAGGTATCAATGTAAACAAGATCAAGATGAAAGCTTTTATCATTAATGGTATTTTCGTAGGTATTGCTGGTGTATTATTCATGTCTCGTGTAAACGGTGGTATGCCTAATGGTGCTGTAGGTTATGAATTCAAAGCTCTTACAGCGGCAGTAATTGGTGGAACAAGTTTTACAGGTGGTATTGGAACAGCAACAGGTACTTTAGCAGGTGCATTCATAGTTGGTTTCTTGGATAACATCATGGTATTGACAGGAGTCAACTCTTATCTGCAACAAATAGTACGTGGTGCAATTATAGCTCTTGCAGTTATCTATGATATATGGGCTAAAACAAAAAGAACTAAAAGTAAGCTTGGCAGTATTGAAGAGAAAAAATAA